The proteins below come from a single bacterium BMS3Abin14 genomic window:
- a CDS encoding indolepyruvate ferredoxin oxidoreductase produces the protein MRRILSGNEAIAQGALDAGVSLASGYPGTPSTEILENISRLGGVRAIWAPNEKIAVELASGVSYAGHRTLAAMKHVGVNVAADPLFTIAYTGIRGGFVVVTADDPSLHSSQNEQDNRRYASFTCIPMLEPSNSQEALDFTREAFVLSERFDLPFFLRTTTRISHGKSIVEVSKWEESGERPVPGLVKDPAKYVMVPANARARHRDLFERVARVAAFSETFPFNRVESADSALGIITSGASYNYVRDAFPNASILKLGLVFPLPTRMILEFAENCERLIVVEELEPHIEEWVRGLGIKVEGKSIISRLGELDSGIVRRAIEGRGEDPVVPAHEPEVVPVRPPVMCIGCPHRGIFHLLSRKKIFVAGDIGCYTLAVTPPLSAIHTTVCMGAGINQAAGMEAVLPDQHGKVVAVIGDSTFLHSGMGGVLNMAFNRIPATVLILDNFTTAMTGRQNHPGSGFDMKGNRTRQVNWDTLLRGLGIEHIRIVDAYDLEEIDAALMEEMNRDAPSVIVVQGACMLLKNQPVKREPPYEIYEDKCTDCGICLRIGCPAISRKDGLPGEKPVIDPRECTGCSLCFQVCRFEAIGVLK, from the coding sequence TTGAGACGTATTCTTTCCGGCAACGAAGCCATTGCCCAGGGCGCCCTGGATGCAGGGGTTTCCCTCGCATCTGGATACCCTGGCACACCGAGCACGGAGATTCTGGAGAACATCTCCAGGCTCGGTGGGGTGAGGGCCATTTGGGCCCCAAACGAAAAGATTGCCGTGGAACTGGCCAGCGGTGTTTCCTACGCCGGGCACCGGACACTTGCCGCCATGAAACATGTTGGCGTCAATGTGGCCGCAGATCCTCTTTTTACCATTGCCTATACTGGGATCAGGGGAGGTTTCGTCGTCGTCACGGCTGACGACCCGTCCCTTCACAGTTCCCAGAATGAGCAGGATAATCGCCGGTATGCCTCATTTACCTGCATCCCGATGCTCGAGCCTTCCAACAGCCAGGAGGCCCTCGATTTTACCAGGGAGGCGTTCGTTTTAAGCGAGAGATTTGACCTTCCTTTTTTCCTCAGGACCACTACGAGGATCTCCCATGGAAAATCAATCGTCGAGGTCTCAAAGTGGGAAGAGAGTGGGGAACGACCTGTTCCCGGACTGGTAAAAGACCCGGCCAAGTACGTAATGGTCCCCGCCAACGCCAGGGCAAGGCACAGGGACCTGTTCGAGCGGGTCGCGCGCGTGGCCGCCTTTTCCGAAACATTCCCCTTTAACAGGGTCGAGTCGGCGGATTCCGCCCTGGGAATAATTACCTCGGGCGCAAGCTACAATTATGTCAGGGATGCGTTTCCCAACGCCTCCATATTGAAGCTTGGACTGGTGTTCCCTCTGCCGACGCGCATGATCCTGGAATTTGCCGAAAATTGCGAGAGGCTCATCGTGGTCGAGGAGTTGGAGCCCCACATCGAGGAGTGGGTCAGGGGGCTTGGTATAAAAGTTGAGGGGAAATCCATTATCAGCCGCCTCGGGGAACTTGATTCGGGTATTGTCCGACGGGCCATTGAGGGGCGCGGTGAGGACCCTGTTGTACCGGCCCATGAACCGGAGGTTGTACCCGTCAGGCCCCCCGTCATGTGTATCGGATGCCCTCACAGGGGGATATTTCACCTCCTTTCCCGGAAGAAAATTTTTGTGGCGGGTGATATCGGATGCTACACGCTTGCCGTGACTCCACCACTGTCAGCCATTCACACCACCGTCTGCATGGGCGCAGGAATCAACCAGGCGGCCGGAATGGAGGCTGTTCTTCCGGATCAGCACGGCAAAGTGGTGGCGGTCATCGGCGATTCGACCTTCCTGCACAGCGGCATGGGGGGTGTTTTGAACATGGCCTTCAACCGCATCCCCGCGACTGTCCTCATCCTTGACAACTTCACCACGGCCATGACAGGCCGTCAGAACCACCCCGGGAGCGGCTTTGACATGAAGGGCAACCGTACCCGGCAGGTGAACTGGGATACCCTGTTGCGGGGGTTGGGTATCGAACACATAAGGATCGTTGACGCATACGACCTGGAGGAGATCGATGCGGCGCTGATGGAGGAGATGAACAGGGATGCGCCGTCGGTTATCGTCGTTCAGGGCGCCTGCATGCTGCTGAAGAACCAGCCGGTCAAAAGGGAGCCGCCCTATGAGATCTACGAGGATAAGTGTACCGACTGCGGCATATGCCTGCGTATCGGCTGCCCGGCCATTTCGAGGAAGGACGGCTTGCCCGGTGAAAAACCGGTCATTGATCCCAGGGAGTGCACGGGCTGCAGCCTCTGTTTCCAGGTTTGCCGCTTCGAGGCTATCGGGGTGCTGAAATGA
- the livH_1 gene encoding high-affinity branched-chain amino acid transport system permease protein LivH produces the protein MTLSQQILQYIITGVTIGSVYTLIGLGFNIIYNATEIINFAQGEFVMLGALFTISGVQLLHLPLIAACVLATLAVALVGVIFDFTAIRPLKEANPITLIIITIGASIFIRGIASLVWGKEPYLLKAFSGEEPIPFFGAVLQPQSIWVMATAFIIVMGLRQFFGKTLTGKAMMASAVQPRAARLVGIDVRNMVLLSFGLSGAVGSLAGIVISPISMAQYDMGVILGLKGFCAAIIGGLGNPWGVVVGGISLGVLESLGAGLISSGYKDAIAFIILLLMLFFRPQGILGRTRGDRV, from the coding sequence ATGACCTTATCCCAGCAGATTCTTCAGTACATCATAACCGGTGTGACCATCGGAAGCGTCTATACGCTTATAGGGCTTGGTTTCAACATTATCTACAACGCCACGGAGATCATCAACTTCGCGCAGGGGGAGTTCGTCATGCTGGGCGCCCTTTTTACGATTTCGGGCGTGCAGCTGCTGCATCTTCCCCTGATCGCGGCCTGCGTTCTGGCAACCCTGGCAGTGGCCCTTGTCGGGGTGATATTCGATTTCACTGCCATCAGACCTCTTAAAGAAGCCAACCCAATCACGCTGATCATTATCACCATCGGAGCGTCCATCTTCATCAGGGGGATTGCGAGCCTTGTCTGGGGAAAAGAACCATATCTCTTGAAGGCTTTTTCGGGCGAAGAGCCGATTCCTTTTTTTGGCGCCGTTCTGCAGCCGCAGAGCATCTGGGTCATGGCGACCGCATTTATCATCGTCATGGGATTGAGGCAGTTTTTTGGAAAGACGCTCACCGGAAAGGCGATGATGGCCAGCGCCGTTCAGCCCCGAGCCGCAAGGCTCGTGGGCATCGACGTGCGGAACATGGTCCTTCTGTCCTTCGGCCTCAGCGGAGCCGTCGGTTCGCTTGCCGGCATTGTTATTTCCCCCATAAGCATGGCCCAGTACGATATGGGCGTAATCCTGGGCCTTAAAGGTTTTTGCGCGGCCATCATCGGCGGTCTGGGAAACCCATGGGGGGTGGTGGTGGGTGGCATCTCACTCGGTGTTCTGGAATCGTTGGGAGCGGGCCTGATCTCCAGCGGGTACAAGGATGCCATCGCCTTCATTATTCTCCTGCTCATGCTCTTTTTTCGGCCCCAGGGGATTCTCGGCAGAACCAGGGGAGACCGGGTGTGA
- the livH_2 gene encoding high-affinity branched-chain amino acid transport system permease protein LivH, which yields MNIRSGLRSPYAGFILFAVLALCMPLLVTNDYYLNLLVIIGINSITVIGLDLLMGYTGQISLGHAAFYGLGAYASGILSVRYGWPALAELAVALIVVASIAFLIGIPTLKLHGHYLAMATLGFGIIVYIAFQEMDFLTGGPSGLVGIKPMSIFGIPFESDRAYYLLVCGFLLVSLILSINLIRSRVGRALRAIHGSEVAASVLGVNTARFKVGIFVLSAMYAATAGWLYAHYIGFISPSSFGFLFSIKLVTMVVIGSLGSVWGGIFGAALLTSLPEFLAFFENYESAVFGFVLLVVMIFMPRGLLRGVEELMIRVFGAFTGQSAGAGDKR from the coding sequence GTGAACATCCGGTCCGGTCTGAGGTCACCTTACGCAGGATTCATCCTGTTTGCCGTTCTCGCTCTTTGCATGCCCCTGTTGGTCACCAACGATTACTATCTGAACCTTCTCGTCATAATAGGCATCAATTCCATCACCGTCATAGGGCTGGATCTTCTCATGGGATATACCGGCCAGATATCCCTTGGCCATGCGGCGTTTTACGGGCTGGGGGCCTATGCGTCCGGGATCCTTTCTGTCCGCTATGGATGGCCCGCCCTGGCTGAACTTGCCGTAGCCCTCATCGTCGTCGCATCCATCGCCTTTCTTATCGGCATTCCCACCCTCAAGCTCCACGGCCACTACCTGGCAATGGCGACCCTGGGCTTCGGCATCATAGTCTACATTGCCTTTCAGGAGATGGATTTCCTCACGGGCGGCCCCTCGGGGTTGGTGGGGATCAAGCCCATGTCCATTTTCGGTATTCCCTTCGAATCCGACAGGGCATATTATCTTCTGGTCTGTGGTTTTCTTCTCGTTTCTCTCATCCTTTCCATAAACCTAATCCGGTCGCGGGTGGGCAGGGCGCTGCGCGCTATCCACGGGTCCGAAGTAGCTGCCTCTGTCCTGGGTGTGAACACAGCTCGTTTCAAGGTCGGTATCTTTGTCCTCTCAGCTATGTACGCCGCAACGGCGGGATGGCTGTATGCCCATTACATCGGGTTTATCAGCCCTAGCTCTTTCGGTTTCCTCTTTTCAATTAAACTGGTGACCATGGTTGTCATCGGGAGCCTGGGCAGTGTCTGGGGAGGGATATTCGGGGCCGCTCTCCTGACAAGCCTGCCCGAATTTCTCGCATTTTTTGAGAATTATGAGAGCGCGGTTTTTGGATTTGTACTTCTGGTTGTCATGATATTCATGCCGAGGGGACTTCTTCGGGGGGTTGAGGAGCTCATGATACGTGTCTTTGGCGCCTTTACCGGTCAGTCTGCCGGAGCAGGTGATAAAAGGTGA
- the braC_3 gene encoding leucine-, isoleucine-, valine-, threonine-, and alanine-binding protein precursor, translated as MNWIRKTTVLCAALTLAVAMVVGSAGPAAARKVYKIGALFATSGPASMLGLPEKNTASMLEESINSQGGINGTPIKLIIYDTQADPTKTVTAAKKLIKKDKVDVIIGPTTSGATLAIIDVIQKAEIPLISCAASVRIVQPVKKWVFKTPQTDVMAVEKIYAKLQKEGKKKIAIITVSNGFGDSGRVQLKKFANKYGITVVADERYGSKDTDMTVQMTKIKGTDAEAIICWGTNPGPAVIAKNRKQLGITIPLYNSHGVASKKFIELSGGAAEGTFLPAGRLLVADQLPDSDPQKAVLVGYRDNYEKRFGGSVSTFGGHAYDAFNIAVQALRNLSDKKMDPTRGAIRSAIEKIHGFVGTGGVFNFSPEDHNGLTQDDFVMIKIENGSWKLAE; from the coding sequence ATGAATTGGATCAGGAAAACGACGGTTTTGTGTGCCGCTTTGACCCTGGCCGTGGCCATGGTTGTCGGTTCGGCGGGTCCCGCAGCGGCACGTAAGGTGTACAAGATCGGCGCGCTCTTCGCAACCAGCGGGCCGGCATCCATGCTCGGGTTGCCCGAGAAAAACACGGCGTCCATGCTGGAGGAATCCATCAACAGCCAGGGCGGGATCAACGGTACGCCGATTAAACTGATTATCTACGATACCCAGGCCGATCCGACCAAAACCGTCACCGCGGCAAAGAAGCTTATCAAGAAGGATAAAGTCGACGTCATTATCGGGCCCACCACCTCGGGAGCTACCCTTGCCATAATAGACGTGATTCAGAAGGCCGAGATACCGTTGATCTCCTGCGCGGCATCGGTCCGTATCGTTCAGCCGGTAAAAAAGTGGGTATTCAAGACGCCCCAGACCGACGTCATGGCAGTTGAAAAGATCTACGCCAAGCTTCAGAAAGAGGGAAAGAAGAAGATCGCCATAATCACGGTCAGCAACGGGTTCGGCGATTCGGGCCGGGTCCAGCTCAAGAAGTTCGCAAATAAATACGGCATTACCGTCGTAGCCGATGAACGGTACGGTTCCAAGGACACGGATATGACGGTTCAGATGACCAAGATAAAGGGCACTGATGCCGAGGCCATTATCTGCTGGGGAACAAACCCCGGGCCTGCCGTCATCGCCAAGAACAGAAAGCAGTTGGGCATAACGATCCCGCTGTACAATAGCCACGGCGTTGCCTCAAAGAAGTTCATCGAGCTTTCCGGCGGCGCTGCCGAGGGGACCTTTCTCCCCGCAGGCAGGTTGCTCGTAGCAGACCAGCTGCCCGATTCCGATCCCCAGAAGGCCGTTCTGGTCGGCTACAGGGACAACTACGAGAAGAGGTTCGGTGGTTCCGTCAGTACCTTCGGCGGACACGCCTACGACGCCTTTAATATCGCTGTGCAGGCCCTAAGAAATCTCTCCGACAAGAAGATGGATCCCACCAGGGGAGCGATTCGCAGCGCGATAGAGAAGATTCACGGTTTCGTCGGAACGGGCGGAGTGTTCAACTTTTCACCCGAGGATCACAACGGCCTCACCCAGGACGACTTCGTCATGATCAAGATAGAGAACGGTAGCTGGAAACTGGCCGAGTAA
- a CDS encoding indolepyruvate oxidoreductase subunit beta encodes MIDVSSGIFNVLIVGVGGQGTILASELLSYVALAAGYDVKKSEVHGMSQRGGRVESYVRFGKQIYSPLIPKGEVDFLVGFELAETLRSIEWLSAGGIILTDTRAILPYTSQVGESPYPFDALHRIRRRGFDPRVVEGEKLAAQLGEPKAANVVLMGALARLLPVDGDVWRSVIRENMPGNLAPVNLEAFELGYGSGILTQGHDSSTK; translated from the coding sequence ATGATCGATGTCTCATCCGGGATCTTCAACGTCCTCATTGTGGGCGTAGGGGGTCAGGGCACCATTCTCGCCAGTGAATTGCTGTCGTACGTTGCTCTTGCGGCAGGCTACGACGTGAAGAAAAGCGAGGTCCACGGGATGTCCCAGAGGGGTGGGCGGGTGGAGTCCTATGTCAGGTTCGGGAAGCAGATATATTCACCCCTGATTCCCAAAGGGGAGGTGGACTTTCTGGTGGGTTTTGAACTGGCCGAAACATTACGGAGCATCGAGTGGCTTTCGGCCGGTGGTATCATCCTCACCGACACCAGGGCCATTCTGCCCTACACCTCCCAGGTAGGAGAGTCCCCATATCCCTTCGATGCCCTTCACAGAATCAGGCGGCGGGGGTTCGATCCCCGGGTTGTAGAGGGGGAGAAGCTGGCGGCACAGCTCGGTGAACCCAAGGCGGCAAATGTCGTCCTCATGGGGGCGCTGGCAAGGCTTCTCCCTGTTGACGGGGATGTCTGGAGGTCGGTGATCAGGGAAAACATGCCGGGGAATCTGGCGCCTGTTAACCTGGAGGCGTTTGAGCTGGGATATGGATCGGGGATATTGACACAAGGACACGATTCGTCTACAAAATAA
- a CDS encoding phenylacetate-coenzyme A ligase, which yields MIWDEEFETMPREALESLQAYRLRKIAERVYATVPFYKEAFDRAKVHPSRIKSLDDLKRLPFTNKTDLRDNYPFKLFTLPLHEVVRIHASSGTTGKPTVVGYTRRDIDTWSSLMARTLSCAGVQKGDVVQNAYGYGLFTGGLGFHYGSEKLGATVIPISGGNTKRQIMIMEDFGSTVLVCTPSYALTIAEAMDEMGVTKDRLKLRIGIFGAEPWSRNMRQQVEARLGIQAVDIYGLSEVIGPGVSVECIEAQNGLHIFEDHFIPEVIDPDTGDALPFGEEGELVFTTLTKEAFPVIRYRTKDITRLFPEPCRCGRTHVRMDRVTGRTDDMLIIRGVNFFPSQIESLLMNIDGLEPHYQIIVRREGTLDTLEVRIEVNEAVFSDEIRKLEALEKKVTSECKEILGISARIKLVEPKTLQRFEGKATRVIDERKIQ from the coding sequence ATGATCTGGGACGAAGAATTCGAAACCATGCCGAGGGAGGCACTGGAATCGCTGCAGGCTTACAGGCTCAGGAAAATCGCCGAGAGGGTTTACGCTACCGTACCATTTTACAAGGAGGCCTTTGACAGGGCAAAGGTTCATCCATCCCGGATCAAATCCCTGGATGACCTGAAAAGATTGCCGTTTACAAACAAAACCGACCTCAGGGATAACTATCCTTTCAAGCTCTTTACCCTTCCGTTGCACGAGGTCGTCCGTATTCACGCGTCTTCAGGGACAACCGGAAAACCGACAGTTGTGGGGTATACCCGGCGGGATATCGATACATGGTCATCACTCATGGCCAGGACCTTGTCCTGTGCCGGCGTTCAAAAAGGGGATGTGGTTCAGAACGCCTATGGCTATGGCCTTTTTACCGGCGGGCTCGGGTTTCACTACGGATCGGAGAAGCTGGGAGCCACCGTTATCCCCATCTCCGGGGGGAACACAAAGCGGCAGATCATGATCATGGAGGACTTCGGCAGCACGGTCCTCGTCTGCACCCCTTCATATGCCCTGACCATCGCGGAAGCCATGGATGAAATGGGGGTCACGAAGGACCGGCTCAAACTACGGATAGGTATCTTCGGCGCTGAACCGTGGTCCCGGAACATGCGCCAGCAGGTCGAGGCCAGGCTGGGTATTCAGGCTGTTGACATCTACGGCCTTTCCGAAGTTATCGGGCCGGGAGTCAGCGTCGAGTGCATCGAAGCCCAGAACGGACTGCATATCTTCGAGGACCACTTCATCCCGGAGGTGATTGACCCGGATACGGGGGATGCGCTTCCATTCGGCGAGGAAGGGGAGCTCGTATTTACGACCCTGACCAAAGAGGCATTTCCGGTTATCAGGTACCGGACCAAGGATATAACCCGGCTGTTCCCGGAACCGTGCCGCTGCGGCAGAACCCATGTGAGGATGGACCGCGTGACAGGCCGCACCGACGACATGCTCATCATCAGGGGCGTTAATTTCTTCCCAAGCCAGATTGAGAGCCTCCTCATGAACATTGATGGACTTGAACCCCATTATCAGATTATAGTTCGGAGGGAAGGCACACTGGATACCCTGGAGGTGAGGATCGAGGTCAACGAGGCAGTGTTCTCCGATGAAATAAGGAAGCTGGAGGCCCTGGAAAAAAAGGTGACAAGTGAATGCAAGGAAATCCTGGGGATCTCGGCCAGGATAAAGCTGGTTGAACCGAAGACCCTTCAACGGTTCGAAGGGAAGGCAACAAGGGTCATCGACGAGCGAAAAATTCAGTAG